A region of Thiofilum sp. DNA encodes the following proteins:
- a CDS encoding MFS transporter — translation MSQLVAHSWRERWAWAFYDWANSAFVTTVVVALFPVFLRNYWAQDLPSEQITFHWGNTNSIASLIITVLAPFLGAIADRSGKKKGLLASFMLLGAVATFSLAFIGENQWQLALFAFALAFIGFLGAIFFMTHY, via the coding sequence ATGAGTCAATTAGTAGCACATTCGTGGCGGGAGCGCTGGGCTTGGGCATTTTATGATTGGGCTAACTCGGCCTTTGTAACGACGGTCGTGGTAGCATTATTTCCCGTTTTCTTACGCAATTATTGGGCGCAAGACTTACCTTCTGAGCAGATTACTTTTCATTGGGGCAATACCAATTCTATTGCTAGTCTCATCATTACAGTATTAGCGCCCTTTTTAGGCGCTATCGCAGATCGCAGTGGTAAGAAAAAAGGTTTATTAGCCAGTTTTATGTTATTGGGCGCGGTGGCGACCTTCTCCTTAGCCTTTATTGGTGAGAATCAATGGCAGCTAGCCTTATTTGCTTTTGCCTTAGCCTTTATAGGTTTTTTGGGGGCAATATTTTTTATGACTCACTATTAG
- a CDS encoding sulfurtransferase gives MYQTLISVPDLVENLANPNWLVFDCRFSLADTELGLFMYEGNHIQGAYYLHLDNDLSSPITPTTGRHPMPDADQLIAKLRACGLNNDTQVVVYDDNFGAMAARAWWLLRWLGHDQVAVLNGGFEAWRKAQAPMTSHEPEPRQGHFTAHMQPDFIVDVDDLMQPNHPWQLVDARSVERFTGEKELIDPIAGHIPGSWNRPLTDNVEGIYFKAPEVLRAEWEALLKATPLEQIVHVCGSGVTACHNQLAMEYVGLTGSKLYPGSWSEWIRDPSRPIALGKD, from the coding sequence ATGTACCAAACCCTGATCTCTGTACCCGATTTAGTTGAAAACTTAGCTAATCCTAATTGGTTAGTCTTTGATTGTCGTTTTAGCCTAGCCGATACTGAGCTAGGGTTATTTATGTATGAGGGTAATCATATTCAAGGGGCTTATTATCTGCATTTAGATAATGACCTCTCCTCACCCATTACCCCCACTACTGGGCGTCATCCTATGCCCGATGCTGATCAATTGATTGCCAAATTACGCGCTTGTGGTCTGAATAATGACACTCAGGTCGTGGTCTATGATGATAACTTTGGAGCTATGGCAGCACGCGCTTGGTGGTTATTGCGCTGGTTAGGCCACGATCAAGTAGCTGTGCTAAATGGTGGTTTTGAGGCATGGCGTAAAGCTCAAGCGCCTATGACTAGCCACGAACCTGAACCACGCCAAGGTCATTTTACGGCTCATATGCAACCTGATTTTATTGTCGATGTGGATGATTTGATGCAGCCTAATCACCCTTGGCAATTAGTGGATGCACGCTCAGTTGAACGCTTCACAGGTGAAAAGGAATTAATCGACCCCATAGCAGGGCATATTCCGGGGTCATGGAATCGCCCCCTGACCGATAATGTCGAGGGTATTTATTTTAAAGCACCCGAAGTATTGCGAGCTGAGTGGGAAGCGCTATTAAAAGCCACACCCTTAGAGCAAATTGTGCATGTGTGTGGCTCTGGCGTGACCGCTTGCCATAATCAATTAGCGATGGAATATGTCGGTTTAACAGGCTCTAAACTCTATCCGGGGTCATGGAGTGAATGGATTCGTGATCCTAGTCGCCCTATTGCCCTAGGTAAGGATTAA